The genomic window TTCTAGCCACGGGTACGCCATCGGCAGCGTGAACAGCGCGCCGAGGCCGACCACGGCGGGCCAGAACATCGGCGGGAGGCTGTAGTTGCCGATGTAGATCTGCCAGTTCGGCATCAGACGGACCAGGCCGTCCATGAACATGACGTAGAAGTCGGGCTGCGAAGCGGACGAGACCTCAGCCGCGCGGTACGGGCCGAAGAGCCAGATCGGGTTGACCTGGAACAGGCCGGCCATCAGCGCGATGACGCCGAAGACGGCCATGAAGAAGCCGCCCTGCTTCATCGCGTAGCGCGGGAACATGCGCTCGCCGACCACGTTGGTGTTCGTACGCAGCGGGCCCGGCCATTGGGTGTGCTTCTGCTTGAACACGATGCCGAGGTGGGCCGCGATCAGCGCGAGCAGGATGCCCGGAATGAGCAGGACGTGCGCGATGTAGAACCGGCCGATGATCAGGTGACCGGGGAACTCGCCGCCGAAGATGGCGGCGGAGAGCCAGGTGCCGATGACCGGGAGGGTCAGCATGATCGCCGAGGCGATGCGCAGACCGGTGCCGGAGAGACCGTCGTCGGGAAGCGAGTAACCGGTGAAGCCGGCGAAGAAGCCCAGCAGGAACAGCAGGACGCCGATGACCCAGTTGATCTCACGCGGCTTGCGGAACGCGCCGGTGAAGAAGACGCGGGCCATGTGCACGATGATCGACGCCATGAACAGCAGCGCCGCCCAGTGGTGCATCTGCCGCATGAACAGACCGCCGCGCACCTCGAACGAGATGTGCAGCGACGACTCGTACGCAGCGGACATCATCGTGCCGCGCAGGCCGAGGTACTCGCCGTCGTAGGCGACCTCCTTCATCGACGGGTCGAAGAAGAGGGTCAGGAACACGCCGGTGAGCAGCAGGACGACGAACGAGAACAGGGCGATTTCGCCGAGCAGGAAGGACCAGTGGTCCGGGAAGACCTTGTTCAGCAGGCCACGCAGCGGAGTGGCAGCCCGGAACCGGTCGTCCACCCCCTTGGCGAACGTCTTCGGGGCCTCAGCGAGGTCCATTTTTCGGCGCTTCACGGCCGCTCCCAGAAGTCAGGTCCGACGGTGTCCTTGAAGTCGGACGCTGCCACGAAGAAACCTTCCTCATCCACTGTAAGCGGCAGCATCGGCAAACGCCGGGTCGCGGGTCCGAAAACCGGCTGCGCGTTGTTGGTGATGGAGAACTGCGACTGGTGGCACGGGCAGAGAAGACGGTTTGTCTGCTGCTCGTAGAGGCTGGCGGGGCAGCCCGCGTGCGTGCAGATCTTGGAGTAGGCAACGTAGTTGCCCCACATCGAGCCCTTGTTACGGCCGTTCTTGTCGCTCTCGGCCGCCTCACGGGTGGTCGCCGCGTCGTCGGCCCGTAGGTGGATCAGCAGGGTCGGCGAGTCGGCGTGCTCGTTGGTGGCGCCGTGCGGGATGCCCGGGAAGACGGTCATCTGGCCACCGGCGCTGACGTCGTCGGGCCGGATCGGGCTGCCGTCCTCACGGGTCAGCCGGACCAGCTTGCCGCCGTTCTCCACGGGGTTGAAGCCGGTGCGGTACATCATCGGCTCCTCCCCCTTGTGCGGGTTCTGGATCAGACCGCCGACGATCGGGGCCGCGATGGCCAGACCCAGCGGCGCTGCACCGAGCGCGATCGCACCCTTGAGCAGGGGCCGGCGCTGGACACCCAACTCGTCCGCCACGTACAGCATGGTCTGGCCGGCGATCAGGCGCTCGTCGTCGGGCGACGGCTCGCCGTGCCGCTGCTGAATGGACAGCTCGTGCGGCAGCAACTTCTTGGCCCAGGCGAGGATGCCGAAGCCGAGGCTCAGCAGGCCGAGGCCGAGGGTGATGCCCAGGGCCGGGGTGTAGTAGTCGCTGAGCTGGTGCCCGAGCTCCCACTCCCACGGCCAGATGATGTAGATGACCAGGAAGCCCAGCGTGAGCACACCGGAGAGCAGGAACAGGAAGGAGATGTTGCGGACGACCCGCTTCTCCGCCTTCGAGTTCTGCCCGTGGAAGTGCGACTCGTACGTGACGATCTCGATGTCGTCGCGCCGCAGACCCTCCTTGACGATGTCGAACCTCGTCAGGTGCGGGTCATTGACGTCGACCGGCGTGCCGGTCTCGCCGTGATGGACCGCCGTCATGACTTCCCCGCAATCCAGAGCGACGTGAAGACCAGGAGCGTGATGCCGACCAGGAAGATGGCCACACCCTCGGTCGACGGCCCGTAACGGCCCAGGTTGAACAGACCACCCGGGTCACGGTCCTCCTGGAGCTGGAGGGTGATGTAGGTGATGATCTGCTTCTTCTGGTCCGGCGTGAGCTGGTTGTCGCCGAAGACCGGCATGTTCTGCGGGCCGGTCAGCATGGCCGCGTAGAGCTGTTCGGGCGTCGACGCACCGAGGCTCGGCGCGAACTTGCCGGACGAGAGAGCGCCACCGCCACCACCGAAGCCGTGGCAGGAGGTGCAGTTGACCCGGAAGAGCTCGCCACCGCGGGCCAGTGCCTCGGGGTTCGCCTCCAAGTCCTCGACGAGGGTGCCGGCCGGAAGCTCCGGGCCGCCACCGAGCTCCTGCACGTACTGCGCGAGCTGCTCGGTCTGTGTCTCGTCGAACTGCGGCGGCTTCTGCTCGGCCTGGGCTTCCTGCCGGGTCATCGGCATGCGGCCGGTGCCGACCTGGAACTCCACCGAGGCGGAACCGACGCCGATCAGGCTCGGGCCACGCTCCGTCACGCCCTGACCGTCGCGGCCGTGGCAGCTGATGCAGCTCGTGTCGTAGAGCGCCTTGCCCTCCTGCGCGGCGGCGGAGAGCTGGACGTTGTCCTCAGCGAAGGCGCCGGGGGTGAATGCGGTGTAGACGCCGCCGGCCAGGGCCAGGGCGGCGAGCATGCGCACCGCCGCGCCGAGTCGCCGGCGCACCCGGCTGGGCGCGCCGGCCCGCCGAGCGAACACCCGGGCACGCCTACGGGCGGGGGTGTCAGAAGTCATGGGTGATGTCCCTCTGGTTTGTTGTTGCGATCCTCGCCGTTGGCGCTGGTTACTGAAGCCAATAGATCATGGCGAACAGCGCGATCCACACCACGTCGACGAAGTGCCAGTAGTAGGACACGACGATCGCCGAGGTGGCCTGCGCCGGGGTGAAGCGGCCCATGGTCGTCCGGATCATGTAGATGATGAACGCGATCAGACCGCCGGTCACGTGCAGACCGTGGAACCCGGTCGTCAGGTAGAACATCGAGCCGTACCCGTCGCCATTGATCTTGACGCCGTGGTGGACCAGTTCGATGTACTCGTTGACCTGCCCGAGAACGAAGATCAGGCCCATCACGAAGGTGATCGTGAACCAGCGCCGGAGCGCGAACACGTCACCCTTCTCAGCCGCGAAGACACCCAACTGGCAGGTCACCGAGGAGAGGACCAGGATCACCGTGAATGTTGTGGCGTATGGAATGTTCAGCGATTTGGTGTGCTCCTCCCACATGCTGTAGTCCGCAGCACGGATGGAGAAGTACATCGCGAACAACGCCGCGAAGAACATGAGCTCGCTGGAGAGCCACACGATGGTCCCGACGCTGACCATGTTGGGTCGGGTCAGCGAGTGGATCCGGCTCTTGTCGATGGCTGCCGCTGTCACGGCCTCATTATTCATCCGAGATAGGCCCAAGGTCCTCCGGGGTCCCCAATCCGGCCCCGTGGGCAGCCCGGAATATTCTGTGACCAGCGGGTAGGCCTAGCCTCGAAGGGTGCACTCTCACGATTTGCCCCCAATCGCGGCCGTCAGCGGGGACACTGGACTTCCGCCTTTCACGCCGGTGGCGATTTTCACCGAAGTGAACCTGGTCAGCCTGATCGCGCTGGGGTTACTCGTCTCCGCCGCGCTCTACGGATACGGCGCCTGGCGTCTGCGGCAGCGCGGCGACCACTGGCCGGCCGGACGTACCGCGGCTTTCGTCGTGGGTGGACTGGGTTCCATCGCGGCCGTCACGGTGACCGGGATCGAGGCGTACGACACGACCTTGATCTCGGTCCACATGGTCCAGCACATGGTCCTCTCCATGGTCGGGCCGATCTTCCTGGCCCTGGGTGCCCCGACCACTCTGGCGCTGCGGCTGCTGACCGGCAGGCCGCGAAAAGTCCTGCTCAGCGTGCTGCACAGCCGGTTCGTCAGGGTCCTCACGTTCCCGCTGGTGGCGTTCGGCCTGTTCATCGCGAACCCGTTCGTCCTCTACTTCAGCAGCGCCTACCGGCTCACCCTGGAACACGCCTGGGTGCACGAGTTCGTGCACGTGCACTTCATCGTCACCGGCTGTCTCTTCTTCTGGCCGCTGCTGGGACTGGACCCGTTGCCGAACCGGTGGCCGTACCCGGCCCGGGCCCTGCTCATGGTTCTCAGCGTGCCGTTCCACACAGTGCTCGGCCTGACGATCATGCAGAGCAACGAACTGCTGGGCGGCGACTGGTACCCGAACCTGGGCCTGAGTTGGCTCGATCCGAAGGCTGACCAGGTCACGGCCGGTGGAATCCTGTGGGCCGGTGGCGAGATCGTCAGCGTCACGATGCTCGGCATCCTGGTGATCCAGTGGGTCCGGCAGTCCGAGAGAGAAGCCAAACGCATCGACCGGGCACTCGACAGACAAGAAGCAGAGAACCGGGATCAGACTGCGGATAACAAGTTCGGTACGATCGGCGGCACCTAGGACGTGAGGTGGGGCACAAGATGAGCCAGTACACCGTTCTGCTCTACAGCGACGACGCCGCCGTGCGAGACCGGATCCGGCTCGCCATCGGCCCGCGACCCGCCGCTGATCTCCAGGTCGAATTCACCGAGGCCTCCACCTGGGAGGAGTGCCGGCGGCTGCTCGACGAGTACGAGATCGACCTGATGATGTTGGACGGCGAGGCGACCCCCGCCGGTGGTATCGGCATCGCTCGCCAGACCAAGGACGAGTACCTGACGCCCCCACCCACCTGCGTCGTGATCGCCCGCGCCGCGGACCGATGGCTGGCCGCGTACGCGCAGGTCGACGCCACCCTGGTCGACCCGCTGGACCCGGTGGAGACCGGCCGCACGGTGGCCGGGCTGCTGCGCGCCCGCCGCGACGGAGCCGTTCCCCTGGGCACGCTGGGCATCAACTGAAGACCTCAACCCCCTGATGGAGGCAGCGCCATGGGCGCACGCACCTGGCCCAATCTGACGAGCGCCCTGCTGAAAGGCGAGGAGCTAGCCACCGGGGACACCGCATGGGCCATGGGCGAGATCATGGCCGGCAACGCCACGCCGGTGCAGATCGCCGGTTTCGCTGTCGCGCTGCGCGCCAAGGGTGAGACACCGGCCGAACTGGCCGGCCTGGTCGAGTCGATGATCGCCAACGCCACCCTGATCAAGTTGCCGGAGCAGACCCGGACCAGCGCGGTCGACGTGGTCGGCACCGGCGGCGACCGGGCCAACACGGTGAACATCTCCACCATGGCGGCGATCGTGACCGCCTCCGCGGGTGTGACGGTGGTCAAACACGGCAACCGGTCGGCATCCTCCACCACCGGCACCGCCGACCTGCTGGAACACTTCGGCCTGCCGCTGGATCTGGGCCCGGCCGGGGTGGCCCGCACGGTCGCCGAGGCGAACATCGGGTTCTGCTTCGCGGCCCGTTACCACCCGGGCATGCGCCATGCCTCGGTCACCCGGCGTGAGCTGGGCGTGCCCACGTTCTTCAACGTACTCGGCCCGCTGACCAACCCGGCCCGCCCGACGGCGGCCGCGGTCGGCTGTTTCGACCCGCGGATGGCGCCGGTGATGGCCGAGGTGTTCGCCCGGCGCGGCGACTCTGCACTGGTGATGCGCGGTGAGGACGGCCTGGACGAGTTCACCACAGCCGCTCCCACCCGGGTCTGGATCGCCCGTGACGGCAAGGTCGAAGAGCTTCTGGTGGATTCGGTGGACCTGGGCCTGCCGCGCAGCCAGCCGGCCGATCTGCGGGGCGGGGAAGTGGCGTTCAACGCCGACGTGGCCCGGCGGACGTTCGCCGGCGAGCAGGGGCCGGTGCGGGACGCGGTGCTGCTCAACGCCGCTGCCGCGTTCGCCGCCCGCAGTGGCTTCCCCGGTGACTTCCACGAGACTCTTCGGGCCGGCATCAAGCGGGCCGCCGAGGCGATCGACTCCGGCGCCACGACCGCCCAACTGGACCGTTGGGTGACGGCGGCGCAGGCCGCGAAGGCTGCCGAGTGACGGGAATTTCCCCCAACACGCCGTCCGAATTACCCGAAACCACCCGAACGGTGTGACAACGTGCGAATGAACTATTTTCAACCTGGTCGGTTTCGGTGACTCGACTCCGCCAGCAGGTTGACGACAGTTCACCGGTATCCGGGTAATTCCACCTTCCCGCGAAGGAGACTCCCGTGCAGGAACGCGAACACCGCTGCGTCATCTGCGACGGCGACATGCTCTTCGAGGTGCCGCCCTGCCAGGATGGTCACGACGAGTGTCCCGAGCTGGTCTGCACCCGATGCGGTGCCGCCGAGGTGGTGGCCCCGATCGTCGTGCACCTCTGGAGCCCCGGAAAGGGCCGGATAGCCCCCGCCCAGCGCTCCGCGGCTTAAAAGCCACAAGATCAAGCCCCAGCGCTGGTACGCCACCACGCCGCAAGGCCCGCACCACTCCCTCCCGACCTCGCAACCCTCACCTCACGAACACCCCCTCCCACCCCGTCCTGCCCTACAACCACGCCCAGCCCCGAACCCAAAACCCGTCTGAGCTACGGCTAGCCGTAGCTCAGACACCTCAAAGCACCCGCATTACCTGTCTGAGCTACAGCCGGGCCACTCGAGCCGTAGCTCAGACACCTCAACCGGCCGTATTACCTGTCTGAGCTACGGCTAGCCGTACGAGCCGTACACCAGATAGGTAATGACAACCCTGAGACCTGTCTGAGCTACGGCTAGCCACGAGTCAGACAGGTTGTGAGTCGGATGGGACGGGCCTGAGGGCTGGAACGACGAGAGCCCGCACCCCTGGAGGGGTGCGGGCTCTCGGTTTACGAAATCAGAGATGCGCCTCGGGGTGGCGGGTGCCCGAGTAGTACTCGAACAGCATGCCGCACGAGGTGAAGACCACGGCGATCAGTCCGAGCGCCAACAGCCACCACATCCAGAACACCAGGCCGATACCGGCGACGGCACAGGCCAGCGCGATCCCGAACGGCCAGTAGCTGCCGGGGCTGAAGAAGCCGATCTCACCAGCGCCCTCAGCGATCTCGCCGTCTTCCCGGTCTTCCGGCCGCAGGTCGATACGACGGGCGACGAACCAGAAGAAGCCGGCGCACATCGAACAGAGCAGACCGGAAAGGATCAGAGCGACAACGCCGACCCATTCCATGCCGCCGTTGTAGCCGTCACCACTTCCGTCGTTGACGACGTTGTGGGTGTAGACCCCGTAGACGGCGGCCGCACCGAACAGGAACACGGCGACCGCGGCGAAGATCTTGTATTCGGTCCTCACGACTACAGTCCTACTTCCCTGCGGCTTGGGTCTCGGGCTGGTTCCAGGTGTGCGACTGGCGCCGGGTGTTGAACGGCGAGGTGCGTGTCGCGTACGGCTCCTTGCCGATCGCGGTGAGCGCCTCCTGCGTCGACTTCCCGGCCTTCTTCGCCTCGAGGAACTGGTCGAACTCAGCCGACTCGACGACGACCAGTTCGAAGTTCATGAACGCGTGGTAAGTGCCGCACAACTCGGCGCAGCGACCGACGTACCGGCCGGTCTTGTCGAGGGTTACCTCGAAGACGTTGCGCACATTGCCCGGGAACACGTCCCGTTTGAACAGCATCTCCGGCACCCAGAACGAGTGGATGACGTCCTTGCTGGTCTCCTCGAAGCGGATCTTCTCACCGATCGGCACGACCAGGATCGGGATCACGTCCGACGACCCGACGGTGGAGGCGACCGTGTTGGCCTTCTCCCCCATGCCGTCGCGGTAGTTGAACTGCCAGTTCCACTTGAACGCGACGACCTCGACGATCTGGTCGGGGTTCTTCGACAGTTTGTCCACGTTGGTCTGCACGATCGCGGTGTAGTAGAAGAGCACCGCGACGATCAGGATCGGCGTGACCGTGTAGAGGATCTCCATCGGCATGTTGAACCGGGTCTGCACGGGCAGCTCTTCGCCGCGCTTGCGGTACCGGATCACACACCAAAAGATCAGACCCCACACTCCGACGCCGACCGTGAGGGCCGCGATCGTCGACGCGATCCACAGGTCATACATCTCATGGGCCTGAAGAGTAATGCCCCGGCTCGGCCAGCCGAAGTGGCCGAAAGCATCTCCCCAGTCCGCGATCGAACAGCCCGAGAGCAGCATCAGCAGCGTAGCGCCGCCGAGACCCAGCCCGGCCGCCCGGCCTACCGCCCGCGGCCTTCTGGCCGAACTCCTTGCGCCCACCTGCTTATGCCTCCTTAGCAGCGCCGCCTGCCCTGAATCGGACACCTGGCGGCAAGGCTCACCGACGGTCGCACACTACTCGACCTGGACCGGACCGCCCGCCACCGGGGGGCGTCGGGGCCCCCTTCACGAGGGGGCCGTCGAGGAAAACACCCGGACAACCGGACGATACCGTTCCCGGTGTGGATTACACAGGCGATCCGGCCGGGGCGCACGCGTACCTGGATGCCGCCACCGCCGCGCCGCTGCACCCGGTGGCGCGCGAGGCGCTGGTCGCCTCGCTGGCCGACGGCTGGGCGGACCCGTCCCGGCTCTATGCGGTGGGCCGGCGGGCGCAGTTGTTGCGGGAGGCGTCGGCCGAGGCGGTCGCGGAGATTCTTCTGGTACGTCCGGACGAGGTCTCGTTCTGGGCCTCGGGGACGGCCGCCGCCCAGGCCGCGGTGCTCGGTGGGCTCGGTGGCCGGAAACGGGCCGGCCGGGTTCTGGTGCATTCGGCGATCGAGCATTCCGCGGTTCTGCACGCGGCGCGCACTGCCGAGGCGGTGGAGGTGGGGGTGGACCGGCTGGGCCGGCTCGACCTGGACTCCTGGTCGGCTGAGGTGCGGCGGCCGGGGGTGGCTCTGGCGTCGCTGATCAGCGCCAGTCACGAGGTGGGCACGGTGCAGCCGGTGGCGGCGGCGGCCGAGTCGTGCGCGGCGGCGGGGGTGCCGCTCTTCGTGGACGCGGCGCAGACCGTCGGGCGCGCGCCGTTGCCGCCGGGGTGGTCGCTGTTGAGTGCGAGCGCCCACAAGTGGGGTGGCCCGGCCGGGGTCGGTGTCCTGGTGGTGCGTAAGGGCGTGCGCTGGCTGTCGCCGTACCCGCAGGATGATCTGCACCGCCCGGGGAACAATCCGGGCGCGCCCGGCCTGCCGCAGGTGGTCGCGGCGGCCGCGAGTCTGCGGGCCGCGGCGGGTGAGGCGGAGGCTGAGGGGGTGCGGCTGGGTGCGCTCGTGGACCGGATCCGGGAGCGGGTCGCGGCGACGGTGCCGGATGTGGAGATCGTCGGCGATCCGGTCGGGCGGCTGCCGCATCTGGTGACGTTCAGTTGCTTGTACGTGGATGGCGAGGCGCTGTTGCACGCCTTGGACCGGCGTGGTTTCGCGGTGTCGTCGGGTTCCTCGTGTACGTCGTCGACGCTGCGGCCGAGTCATGTGCTGGAGGCGATGGGTGTGCTCAGTCACGGCAATGTGCGGGTGTCGCTGCACCGGGGGGTCACGGAGGCGGATGTGGACCGGTTCCTGGCGGTGTTGCCGGGTGTGGTCGCGGATCTCCGGGCGGAGGCCGGGTTCTGATCACGCTTGATTGCCGTGGGCTGCGTTGTCCGATCCCGATCATCCGGCTGGCGAAGGCGATGCCGGATGTGCCGGTCGGTGGGGTGGTGCGGGTGCTCGCCGACGACCCGGCCGCGGCCAACGACATCCCTGCCTGGTGCCGGATGAAGGGCCAGGAGTTCGTCGCGGCCGACGGCCACGCGTTCGATGTGCGGCGCGTTATCTGAGGTAGTCGATCACCGGTGGGACCGGGTCTTTGGCGAGCCAGGAGTCGACGACCAGGCGTGGGCCGAGGTACGGCTCGTATTCGGCCCGGCGTTCCAGGACTCGCACCCAGTCGGGGATGCCTTCGTGGTCGCGGGCCTGGTAGCGCTCCTCGACCCGCCGCCGGTGTTCGGTGTCGTCGCCGCAGATCACTTCGACGACGCGGAGTGGCACCTGCATCCGTTCGGCCAGGTCGGTCCACAGCTCGCGGGCCGCTTTGACCGGGTTGACCGCGTCGATGATGACGTGGTGCCCGATCTTGAGTTGTTCCTCGGCGAGTGCGGCGATCACGCCGTAGGCCGCGTAGCCGGGCCGGTGCTCGTGCACGCCGTAGCGCTGCAGGGTGAAGTCGACCGTGTCGACCGCCAGGACCGCCGCGGGCAGCTCGGCTGCGACCGCGGC from Actinoplanes derwentensis includes these protein-coding regions:
- a CDS encoding response regulator; this encodes MSQYTVLLYSDDAAVRDRIRLAIGPRPAADLQVEFTEASTWEECRRLLDEYEIDLMMLDGEATPAGGIGIARQTKDEYLTPPPTCVVIARAADRWLAAYAQVDATLVDPLDPVETGRTVAGLLRARRDGAVPLGTLGIN
- a CDS encoding AAA family ATPase, which gives rise to MVLAVFAGLPGVGKSTLAAAVAAELPAAVLAVDTVDFTLQRYGVHEHRPGYAAYGVIAALAEEQLKIGHHVIIDAVNPVKAARELWTDLAERMQVPLRVVEVICGDDTEHRRRVEERYQARDHEGIPDWVRVLERRAEYEPYLGPRLVVDSWLAKDPVPPVIDYLR
- the qcrC gene encoding cytochrome bc1 complex diheme cytochrome c subunit; protein product: MTSDTPARRRARVFARRAGAPSRVRRRLGAAVRMLAALALAGGVYTAFTPGAFAEDNVQLSAAAQEGKALYDTSCISCHGRDGQGVTERGPSLIGVGSASVEFQVGTGRMPMTRQEAQAEQKPPQFDETQTEQLAQYVQELGGGPELPAGTLVEDLEANPEALARGGELFRVNCTSCHGFGGGGGALSSGKFAPSLGASTPEQLYAAMLTGPQNMPVFGDNQLTPDQKKQIITYITLQLQEDRDPGGLFNLGRYGPSTEGVAIFLVGITLLVFTSLWIAGKS
- a CDS encoding cytochrome c oxidase assembly protein, with product MPPIAAVSGDTGLPPFTPVAIFTEVNLVSLIALGLLVSAALYGYGAWRLRQRGDHWPAGRTAAFVVGGLGSIAAVTVTGIEAYDTTLISVHMVQHMVLSMVGPIFLALGAPTTLALRLLTGRPRKVLLSVLHSRFVRVLTFPLVAFGLFIANPFVLYFSSAYRLTLEHAWVHEFVHVHFIVTGCLFFWPLLGLDPLPNRWPYPARALLMVLSVPFHTVLGLTIMQSNELLGGDWYPNLGLSWLDPKADQVTAGGILWAGGEIVSVTMLGILVIQWVRQSEREAKRIDRALDRQEAENRDQTADNKFGTIGGT
- a CDS encoding cysteine desulfurase family protein; translation: MDYTGDPAGAHAYLDAATAAPLHPVAREALVASLADGWADPSRLYAVGRRAQLLREASAEAVAEILLVRPDEVSFWASGTAAAQAAVLGGLGGRKRAGRVLVHSAIEHSAVLHAARTAEAVEVGVDRLGRLDLDSWSAEVRRPGVALASLISASHEVGTVQPVAAAAESCAAAGVPLFVDAAQTVGRAPLPPGWSLLSASAHKWGGPAGVGVLVVRKGVRWLSPYPQDDLHRPGNNPGAPGLPQVVAAAASLRAAAGEAEAEGVRLGALVDRIRERVAATVPDVEIVGDPVGRLPHLVTFSCLYVDGEALLHALDRRGFAVSSGSSCTSSTLRPSHVLEAMGVLSHGNVRVSLHRGVTEADVDRFLAVLPGVVADLRAEAGF
- the trpD gene encoding anthranilate phosphoribosyltransferase; translated protein: MGARTWPNLTSALLKGEELATGDTAWAMGEIMAGNATPVQIAGFAVALRAKGETPAELAGLVESMIANATLIKLPEQTRTSAVDVVGTGGDRANTVNISTMAAIVTASAGVTVVKHGNRSASSTTGTADLLEHFGLPLDLGPAGVARTVAEANIGFCFAARYHPGMRHASVTRRELGVPTFFNVLGPLTNPARPTAAAVGCFDPRMAPVMAEVFARRGDSALVMRGEDGLDEFTTAAPTRVWIARDGKVEELLVDSVDLGLPRSQPADLRGGEVAFNADVARRTFAGEQGPVRDAVLLNAAAAFAARSGFPGDFHETLRAGIKRAAEAIDSGATTAQLDRWVTAAQAAKAAE
- the qcrB gene encoding cytochrome bc1 complex cytochrome b subunit encodes the protein MKRRKMDLAEAPKTFAKGVDDRFRAATPLRGLLNKVFPDHWSFLLGEIALFSFVVLLLTGVFLTLFFDPSMKEVAYDGEYLGLRGTMMSAAYESSLHISFEVRGGLFMRQMHHWAALLFMASIIVHMARVFFTGAFRKPREINWVIGVLLFLLGFFAGFTGYSLPDDGLSGTGLRIASAIMLTLPVIGTWLSAAIFGGEFPGHLIIGRFYIAHVLLIPGILLALIAAHLGIVFKQKHTQWPGPLRTNTNVVGERMFPRYAMKQGGFFMAVFGVIALMAGLFQVNPIWLFGPYRAAEVSSASQPDFYVMFMDGLVRLMPNWQIYIGNYSLPPMFWPAVVGLGALFTLPMAYPWLEARKLKDNRTHNLLQRPRDNPERVGIGMMALTFFVVATISGSNDVIADKFHISLNAMTWAGRIGLVILPPLAYYIAVRICLGLQQHDRQVLAHGVETGIIKRLPNGKFVEIHQPLGPVDEHGHPIPLEYAGWVVPKKMNRIGALAPAVKGFFFPVEQPAEIPVSPAVGGSAKREEIKSGR
- the ctaC gene encoding aa3-type cytochrome oxidase subunit II — its product is MLLSGCSIADWGDAFGHFGWPSRGITLQAHEMYDLWIASTIAALTVGVGVWGLIFWCVIRYRKRGEELPVQTRFNMPMEILYTVTPILIVAVLFYYTAIVQTNVDKLSKNPDQIVEVVAFKWNWQFNYRDGMGEKANTVASTVGSSDVIPILVVPIGEKIRFEETSKDVIHSFWVPEMLFKRDVFPGNVRNVFEVTLDKTGRYVGRCAELCGTYHAFMNFELVVVESAEFDQFLEAKKAGKSTQEALTAIGKEPYATRTSPFNTRRQSHTWNQPETQAAGK
- the qcrA gene encoding cytochrome bc1 complex Rieske iron-sulfur subunit, whose amino-acid sequence is MTAVHHGETGTPVDVNDPHLTRFDIVKEGLRRDDIEIVTYESHFHGQNSKAEKRVVRNISFLFLLSGVLTLGFLVIYIIWPWEWELGHQLSDYYTPALGITLGLGLLSLGFGILAWAKKLLPHELSIQQRHGEPSPDDERLIAGQTMLYVADELGVQRRPLLKGAIALGAAPLGLAIAAPIVGGLIQNPHKGEEPMMYRTGFNPVENGGKLVRLTREDGSPIRPDDVSAGGQMTVFPGIPHGATNEHADSPTLLIHLRADDAATTREAAESDKNGRNKGSMWGNYVAYSKICTHAGCPASLYEQQTNRLLCPCHQSQFSITNNAQPVFGPATRRLPMLPLTVDEEGFFVAASDFKDTVGPDFWERP
- a CDS encoding sulfurtransferase TusA family protein — protein: MITLDCRGLRCPIPIIRLAKAMPDVPVGGVVRVLADDPAAANDIPAWCRMKGQEFVAADGHAFDVRRVI
- a CDS encoding cytochrome c oxidase subunit 4; this encodes MRTEYKIFAAVAVFLFGAAAVYGVYTHNVVNDGSGDGYNGGMEWVGVVALILSGLLCSMCAGFFWFVARRIDLRPEDREDGEIAEGAGEIGFFSPGSYWPFGIALACAVAGIGLVFWMWWLLALGLIAVVFTSCGMLFEYYSGTRHPEAHL
- the ctaE gene encoding aa3-type cytochrome oxidase subunit III; translated protein: MTAAAIDKSRIHSLTRPNMVSVGTIVWLSSELMFFAALFAMYFSIRAADYSMWEEHTKSLNIPYATTFTVILVLSSVTCQLGVFAAEKGDVFALRRWFTITFVMGLIFVLGQVNEYIELVHHGVKINGDGYGSMFYLTTGFHGLHVTGGLIAFIIYMIRTTMGRFTPAQATSAIVVSYYWHFVDVVWIALFAMIYWLQ